Proteins encoded by one window of Arachis ipaensis cultivar K30076 chromosome B04, Araip1.1, whole genome shotgun sequence:
- the LOC107639495 gene encoding glutamine-dependent NAD(+) synthetase isoform X3 produces MPIIKDSERYNCQVLCLNRKILMIRPKMWLANDGNYRELRWFTAWKPRDHLVHFQLPGEIAEALGQTSVPFGYGFLKFKDTAISAEVCEELFTPTPPHSELALNGVEVFMNASGSHHQLRKLDVRLRAFIDATHTRGGVYMYSNHQGCDGGRLYYDGCACVVVNGDLIAQGSQFSLKDVEVVVAQMDLDMVASLRGSVSSFQEQASCKTKVPSVEVPYSLCVPFNLKHRLSIPLKIKYHSPEEEIAFGPGCWLWDYLRRSGASGFLLPLSGGADSSSVAAIVGCMCQLVVKEIANGDEQVKADAIRIGNYKDGQYPTDSREFAKRIFYTVFMGSENSSDMTRSRAKVLADEIGSWHLDLSIDGVVSAFLSLFQTLTGKRPRYKVDGGSNVENLSLQNIQARIRMVLAFMLASLLPWVHNKPGFYLVLGSSNVDEGLRGYLTKYDCSAADINPIGSISKQDLRTFLRWAAIHLGYSSLAEIEAAPPTAELEPIRSNYTQLDEVDMGMTYEELSVYGRLRKIFRCGPVSMFQNLCYRWGGRLTPSQVAEKVKHFFKYYSINRHKMTVLTPSYHAESYSPEDNRFDLRQFLYNVRWPYQFRKIDELVSELDVKDIVQEGDHVAAVSEGVGGMGVAAAGSGNPKVGF; encoded by the exons ATGCCTATTATCAAGGACTCTGAGCGCTACAATTGTCAGGTTCTTTGTTTGAATCGCAAGATTCTCATGATACGCCCAAAGATGTGGCTTGCGAACGATGGCAATTATAGAGAACTTCGATGGTTCACGGCGTGGAAGCCGAGAGATCATCTTGTCCATTTTCAGCTTCCCGGCGAGATAGCTGAGGCGTTAGGCCAGACATCGGTTCCCTTTGGTTATGGATTTCTGAAGTTTAAGGACAC AGCTATTTCGGCTGAAGTTTGTGAAGAGCTGTTTACTCCAACTCCCCCACATTCTGAGCTTGCATTGAATGGGGTTGAAGTATTTATGAATGCCAGTGGAAGTCATCACCAACTTAGAAAGCTTGATGTTCGTCTTCGTGCTTTTATAGATGCCACTCACACTCGTGGCGGAGTATACATGTATAGCAATCACCAAGGATGCGATGGTGGCCGTCTTTACTATG ATGGCTGTGCTTGTGTTGTGGTCAATGGTGATCTCATTGCACAAGGGTCACAATTTTCTTTAAAGGATGTTGAGGTTGTGGTTGCACAAATGGATCTAGACATG GTGGCAAGCCTAAGAGGATCCGTAAGTAGCTTTCAAGAGCAAGCAAGTTGTAAAACTAAGGTTCCTTCAGTGGAAGTACCATATAGTCTTTGTGTACCTTTTAATCTTAAACATCGTCTTTCCATTCCACTAAAG ATCAAGTATCACTCTCCTGAGGAGGAAATAGCATTTGGACCTGGTTGCTGGTTATGGGACTATTTAAGAAGAAGCGGAGCATCTGGTTTTCTGCTTCCCCTTTCTGGTGGAGCAGACAGTTCATCAGTTGCTGCAATTGTTGGTTGCATGTGTCAGCTGGTTGTTAAAG AAATCGCAAATGGAGATGAACAAGTTAAAGCTGATGCAATAAGAATAGGAAACTACAAAGATGGACAATATCCTACTGATAGCAGAGAATTTGCCAAGCGAATATTCTATACTGTTTTTATGGGATCTGAAAACAG TTCGGACATGACAAGGTCACGGGCCAAGGTGTTGGCTGATGAAATTGGTTCATGGCACCTTGATCTTTCCATTGATGGAGTTGTATCTGCGTTTTTGTCATTGTTCCAAACACTTACAGGAAAGAGACCACGCTATAAG GTAGATGGTGGATCTAATGTTGAGAATCTAAGCTTGCAGAACATACAAGCTAGAATCAGGATGGTGCTCGCCTTCATGTTAGCATCACTATTGCCTTGGGTTCACAACAAACCAGGGTTTTATCTTGTCTTGGGGAGCTCAAATGTGGATGAAGGATTACGTGGTTACTTGACAAAG TATGATTGCAGCGCAGCAGATATAAATCCTATTGGTAGCATAAGTAAGCAGGACCTTAGGACATTCCTGCGATGGGCAGCTATCCATCTTGGTTACTCATCTCTGGCAGAAATTGAAGCAGCTCCACCTACTGCTGAACTGGAGCCTATACGTTCTAACTACACTCAG CTTGATGAAGTTGATATGGGAATGACTTACGAGGAACTGTCAGTCTATGGAAGACTACGGAAAATCTTCCGATGTGGTCCAGTTTCAATGTTCCAG AATCTGTGTTATAGATGGGGTGGAAGATTGACTCCATCACAGGTGGCCGAAAAAGTGAAACACTTCTTCAAGTACTATTCAATCAACCGGCACAAAATGACTGTCTTGACGCCTTCATATCATGCCGAG AGTTATTCCCCGGAGGATAATAGGTTTGATCTGCGCCAGTTTCTCTATAATGTGAGATGGCCCTATCAATTTCGGAAGATTGATGAACTAGTGAGTGAGTTGGATGTGAAAGACATTGTTCAAGAAGGAGACCATGTAGCAGCTGTATCAGAAGGTGTTGGTGGGATGGGAGTTGCTGCAGCAGGTTCAGGCAATCCCAAAGTCGGATTCTAA
- the LOC107639495 gene encoding glutamine-dependent NAD(+) synthetase isoform X1, with translation MRLLKVATCNLNQWAMDFDSNTQRIKDSIAIAKQSGAVIRLGPELELTGYGCEDHFLELDTVTHAWECLKDILVGDLTDGIVCSIGMPIIKDSERYNCQVLCLNRKILMIRPKMWLANDGNYRELRWFTAWKPRDHLVHFQLPGEIAEALGQTSVPFGYGFLKFKDTAISAEVCEELFTPTPPHSELALNGVEVFMNASGSHHQLRKLDVRLRAFIDATHTRGGVYMYSNHQGCDGGRLYYDGCACVVVNGDLIAQGSQFSLKDVEVVVAQMDLDMVASLRGSVSSFQEQASCKTKVPSVEVPYSLCVPFNLKHRLSIPLKIKYHSPEEEIAFGPGCWLWDYLRRSGASGFLLPLSGGADSSSVAAIVGCMCQLVVKEIANGDEQVKADAIRIGNYKDGQYPTDSREFAKRIFYTVFMGSENSSDMTRSRAKVLADEIGSWHLDLSIDGVVSAFLSLFQTLTGKRPRYKVDGGSNVENLSLQNIQARIRMVLAFMLASLLPWVHNKPGFYLVLGSSNVDEGLRGYLTKYDCSAADINPIGSISKQDLRTFLRWAAIHLGYSSLAEIEAAPPTAELEPIRSNYTQLDEVDMGMTYEELSVYGRLRKIFRCGPVSMFQNLCYRWGGRLTPSQVAEKVKHFFKYYSINRHKMTVLTPSYHAESYSPEDNRFDLRQFLYNVRWPYQFRKIDELVSELDVKDIVQEGDHVAAVSEGVGGMGVAAAGSGNPKVGF, from the exons ATGAGGCTGTTGAAGGTTGCCACTTGCAATCTCAACCAATGGGCCATGGACTTCGATTCAAACACTCAGCGAATCAAGGACTCCATCGCTATCGCTAAACAATCCGGCGCCGTCATTAGGCTCGGCCCTGAGCTCGAGCTCACTGGCTATGGCTGTGAAGACCACTTCTTGGAACTCGACACCGTCACACACGC ATGGGAATGTTTGAAAGATATCTTAGTTGGTGATTTGACGGATGGAATTGTGTGTAGCATTGGAATGCCTATTATCAAGGACTCTGAGCGCTACAATTGTCAGGTTCTTTGTTTGAATCGCAAGATTCTCATGATACGCCCAAAGATGTGGCTTGCGAACGATGGCAATTATAGAGAACTTCGATGGTTCACGGCGTGGAAGCCGAGAGATCATCTTGTCCATTTTCAGCTTCCCGGCGAGATAGCTGAGGCGTTAGGCCAGACATCGGTTCCCTTTGGTTATGGATTTCTGAAGTTTAAGGACAC AGCTATTTCGGCTGAAGTTTGTGAAGAGCTGTTTACTCCAACTCCCCCACATTCTGAGCTTGCATTGAATGGGGTTGAAGTATTTATGAATGCCAGTGGAAGTCATCACCAACTTAGAAAGCTTGATGTTCGTCTTCGTGCTTTTATAGATGCCACTCACACTCGTGGCGGAGTATACATGTATAGCAATCACCAAGGATGCGATGGTGGCCGTCTTTACTATG ATGGCTGTGCTTGTGTTGTGGTCAATGGTGATCTCATTGCACAAGGGTCACAATTTTCTTTAAAGGATGTTGAGGTTGTGGTTGCACAAATGGATCTAGACATG GTGGCAAGCCTAAGAGGATCCGTAAGTAGCTTTCAAGAGCAAGCAAGTTGTAAAACTAAGGTTCCTTCAGTGGAAGTACCATATAGTCTTTGTGTACCTTTTAATCTTAAACATCGTCTTTCCATTCCACTAAAG ATCAAGTATCACTCTCCTGAGGAGGAAATAGCATTTGGACCTGGTTGCTGGTTATGGGACTATTTAAGAAGAAGCGGAGCATCTGGTTTTCTGCTTCCCCTTTCTGGTGGAGCAGACAGTTCATCAGTTGCTGCAATTGTTGGTTGCATGTGTCAGCTGGTTGTTAAAG AAATCGCAAATGGAGATGAACAAGTTAAAGCTGATGCAATAAGAATAGGAAACTACAAAGATGGACAATATCCTACTGATAGCAGAGAATTTGCCAAGCGAATATTCTATACTGTTTTTATGGGATCTGAAAACAG TTCGGACATGACAAGGTCACGGGCCAAGGTGTTGGCTGATGAAATTGGTTCATGGCACCTTGATCTTTCCATTGATGGAGTTGTATCTGCGTTTTTGTCATTGTTCCAAACACTTACAGGAAAGAGACCACGCTATAAG GTAGATGGTGGATCTAATGTTGAGAATCTAAGCTTGCAGAACATACAAGCTAGAATCAGGATGGTGCTCGCCTTCATGTTAGCATCACTATTGCCTTGGGTTCACAACAAACCAGGGTTTTATCTTGTCTTGGGGAGCTCAAATGTGGATGAAGGATTACGTGGTTACTTGACAAAG TATGATTGCAGCGCAGCAGATATAAATCCTATTGGTAGCATAAGTAAGCAGGACCTTAGGACATTCCTGCGATGGGCAGCTATCCATCTTGGTTACTCATCTCTGGCAGAAATTGAAGCAGCTCCACCTACTGCTGAACTGGAGCCTATACGTTCTAACTACACTCAG CTTGATGAAGTTGATATGGGAATGACTTACGAGGAACTGTCAGTCTATGGAAGACTACGGAAAATCTTCCGATGTGGTCCAGTTTCAATGTTCCAG AATCTGTGTTATAGATGGGGTGGAAGATTGACTCCATCACAGGTGGCCGAAAAAGTGAAACACTTCTTCAAGTACTATTCAATCAACCGGCACAAAATGACTGTCTTGACGCCTTCATATCATGCCGAG AGTTATTCCCCGGAGGATAATAGGTTTGATCTGCGCCAGTTTCTCTATAATGTGAGATGGCCCTATCAATTTCGGAAGATTGATGAACTAGTGAGTGAGTTGGATGTGAAAGACATTGTTCAAGAAGGAGACCATGTAGCAGCTGTATCAGAAGGTGTTGGTGGGATGGGAGTTGCTGCAGCAGGTTCAGGCAATCCCAAAGTCGGATTCTAA
- the LOC107639495 gene encoding glutamine-dependent NAD(+) synthetase isoform X2, translated as MRLLKVATCNLNQWAMDFDSNTQRIKDSIAIAKQSGAVIRLGPELELTGYGCEDHFLELDTVTHAWECLKDILVGDLTDGIVCSIGMPIIKDSERYNCQVLCLNRKILMIRPKMWLANDGNYRELRWFTAWKPRDHLVHFQLPGEIAEALGQTSVPFGYGFLKFKDTAISAEVCEELFTPTPPHSELALNGVEVFMNASGSHHQLRKLDVRLRAFIDATHTRGGVYMYSNHQGCDGGRLYYDGCACVVVNGDLIAQGSQFSLKDVEVVVAQMDLDMVASLRGSVSSFQEQASCKTKVPSVEVPYSLCVPFNLKHRLSIPLKIKYHSPEEEIAFGPGCWLWDYLRRSGASGFLLPLSGGADSSSVAAIVGCMCQLVVKEIANGDEQVKADAIRIGNYKDGQYPTDSREFAKRIFYTVFMGSENSSDMTRSRAKVLADEIGSWHLDLSIDGVVSAFLSLFQTLTGKRPRYKVDGGSNVENLSLQNIQARIRMVLAFMLASLLPWVHNKPGFYLVLGSSNVDEGLRGYLTKYDCSAADINPIGSISKQDLRTFLRWAAIHLGYSSLAEIEAAPPTAELEPIRSNYTQLDEVDMGMTYEELSVYGRLRKIFRCGPVSMFQNLCYRWGGRLTPSQVAEKVKHFFKYYSINRHKMTVLTPSYHAEFTIFHSTCRVIPRRIIGLICASFSIM; from the exons ATGAGGCTGTTGAAGGTTGCCACTTGCAATCTCAACCAATGGGCCATGGACTTCGATTCAAACACTCAGCGAATCAAGGACTCCATCGCTATCGCTAAACAATCCGGCGCCGTCATTAGGCTCGGCCCTGAGCTCGAGCTCACTGGCTATGGCTGTGAAGACCACTTCTTGGAACTCGACACCGTCACACACGC ATGGGAATGTTTGAAAGATATCTTAGTTGGTGATTTGACGGATGGAATTGTGTGTAGCATTGGAATGCCTATTATCAAGGACTCTGAGCGCTACAATTGTCAGGTTCTTTGTTTGAATCGCAAGATTCTCATGATACGCCCAAAGATGTGGCTTGCGAACGATGGCAATTATAGAGAACTTCGATGGTTCACGGCGTGGAAGCCGAGAGATCATCTTGTCCATTTTCAGCTTCCCGGCGAGATAGCTGAGGCGTTAGGCCAGACATCGGTTCCCTTTGGTTATGGATTTCTGAAGTTTAAGGACAC AGCTATTTCGGCTGAAGTTTGTGAAGAGCTGTTTACTCCAACTCCCCCACATTCTGAGCTTGCATTGAATGGGGTTGAAGTATTTATGAATGCCAGTGGAAGTCATCACCAACTTAGAAAGCTTGATGTTCGTCTTCGTGCTTTTATAGATGCCACTCACACTCGTGGCGGAGTATACATGTATAGCAATCACCAAGGATGCGATGGTGGCCGTCTTTACTATG ATGGCTGTGCTTGTGTTGTGGTCAATGGTGATCTCATTGCACAAGGGTCACAATTTTCTTTAAAGGATGTTGAGGTTGTGGTTGCACAAATGGATCTAGACATG GTGGCAAGCCTAAGAGGATCCGTAAGTAGCTTTCAAGAGCAAGCAAGTTGTAAAACTAAGGTTCCTTCAGTGGAAGTACCATATAGTCTTTGTGTACCTTTTAATCTTAAACATCGTCTTTCCATTCCACTAAAG ATCAAGTATCACTCTCCTGAGGAGGAAATAGCATTTGGACCTGGTTGCTGGTTATGGGACTATTTAAGAAGAAGCGGAGCATCTGGTTTTCTGCTTCCCCTTTCTGGTGGAGCAGACAGTTCATCAGTTGCTGCAATTGTTGGTTGCATGTGTCAGCTGGTTGTTAAAG AAATCGCAAATGGAGATGAACAAGTTAAAGCTGATGCAATAAGAATAGGAAACTACAAAGATGGACAATATCCTACTGATAGCAGAGAATTTGCCAAGCGAATATTCTATACTGTTTTTATGGGATCTGAAAACAG TTCGGACATGACAAGGTCACGGGCCAAGGTGTTGGCTGATGAAATTGGTTCATGGCACCTTGATCTTTCCATTGATGGAGTTGTATCTGCGTTTTTGTCATTGTTCCAAACACTTACAGGAAAGAGACCACGCTATAAG GTAGATGGTGGATCTAATGTTGAGAATCTAAGCTTGCAGAACATACAAGCTAGAATCAGGATGGTGCTCGCCTTCATGTTAGCATCACTATTGCCTTGGGTTCACAACAAACCAGGGTTTTATCTTGTCTTGGGGAGCTCAAATGTGGATGAAGGATTACGTGGTTACTTGACAAAG TATGATTGCAGCGCAGCAGATATAAATCCTATTGGTAGCATAAGTAAGCAGGACCTTAGGACATTCCTGCGATGGGCAGCTATCCATCTTGGTTACTCATCTCTGGCAGAAATTGAAGCAGCTCCACCTACTGCTGAACTGGAGCCTATACGTTCTAACTACACTCAG CTTGATGAAGTTGATATGGGAATGACTTACGAGGAACTGTCAGTCTATGGAAGACTACGGAAAATCTTCCGATGTGGTCCAGTTTCAATGTTCCAG AATCTGTGTTATAGATGGGGTGGAAGATTGACTCCATCACAGGTGGCCGAAAAAGTGAAACACTTCTTCAAGTACTATTCAATCAACCGGCACAAAATGACTGTCTTGACGCCTTCATATCATGCCGAG TTTACCATTTTTCACTCAACTTGCAGAGTTATTCCCCGGAGGATAATAGGTTTGATCTGCGCCAGTTTCTCTATAATGTGA